One Anaerolineae bacterium genomic window carries:
- a CDS encoding trypsin-like peptidase domain-containing protein, whose protein sequence is MRARSGQSLRTVLFGLIALFTLLGCQVIGSARFSPTNAVEAVTATPFVPPAGISAPTPAPTRTPAPPTPTLSAAPTGEELDLETLFALADWEDQLISAIYERVSPSVVHITTRIIYADFFFGVYPEEGAGSGFVFDKEGHIVTNYHVIENAQTIEVTFGEDLTVPAEVVGTDPPNDLAVLKVDLPADQLHPVELGSSQELRVGQRALAIGSPFGQFDRTLTTGVISALGRTLQTESGRVIRKVIQTDAAINPGNSGGPLLDARGRLIGVNTAIVSPSGASAGVGFAIP, encoded by the coding sequence ATGAGGGCTCGTTCAGGACAATCTCTCCGGACGGTGCTGTTCGGGCTGATCGCGCTTTTCACATTGCTGGGCTGTCAGGTTATTGGCTCTGCACGCTTCTCGCCGACCAACGCTGTCGAAGCGGTCACGGCAACGCCCTTTGTGCCGCCGGCCGGCATCTCGGCTCCGACGCCGGCGCCCACGCGGACGCCAGCGCCGCCCACGCCGACCCTCTCGGCCGCGCCGACCGGCGAAGAGCTGGACCTGGAGACCCTCTTCGCCCTGGCCGATTGGGAGGACCAGCTCATATCGGCCATTTATGAGCGCGTCAGCCCCTCGGTGGTGCATATCACCACCCGTATCATCTATGCGGACTTCTTCTTCGGCGTCTATCCCGAGGAAGGTGCCGGCTCCGGCTTCGTCTTCGACAAAGAAGGGCATATTGTCACCAACTATCACGTCATCGAGAATGCCCAGACGATCGAGGTGACCTTCGGCGAAGACCTGACGGTGCCGGCGGAGGTGGTCGGGACGGATCCGCCCAACGACCTGGCGGTGCTGAAAGTGGACCTGCCGGCGGACCAGCTTCACCCGGTGGAGCTGGGCTCATCGCAGGAACTGCGGGTGGGACAGCGGGCGCTGGCCATCGGCAGTCCCTTCGGACAGTTCGACCGCACCCTGACCACCGGCGTCATCAGCGCGCTGGGCCGCACCCTGCAGACGGAGAGCGGCCGGGTGATCCGCAAGGTCATTCAGACCGACGCGGCCATCAACCCGGGCAACTCCGGCGGACCACTGCTGGATGCGCGCGGCCGGCTGATCGGCGTGAACACAGCCATCGTCTCGCCCAGCGGGGCCTCGGCCGGCGTGGGGTTTGCCATTCC
- a CDS encoding zinc metallopeptidase — protein MVFWWDPMYFVFALPALLLAMYAQWKVRAAYTRYLREPNFRGISGVEAAEMLLRGQGLDHISIEGTPGELTDHYDPRSKTLRLSPAVARSRSVAALSIVAHEVGHALQDAQGYVPLRIRSGLVPAVTVAAWVGPVLFFIGLLFGSPNLAWAGVLAFSAGALFALVTLPVEFNASQRGLQLLRTYSLVDNRELAAAKSVLDAAALTYVAALAQTLSTLLYYIFLLGGFRRRD, from the coding sequence ATGGTCTTCTGGTGGGATCCCATGTACTTTGTTTTTGCCCTGCCGGCGCTTCTGCTGGCGATGTACGCCCAGTGGAAGGTGCGGGCGGCGTACACGCGCTATCTGCGCGAGCCGAACTTCCGCGGCATCAGCGGGGTGGAGGCCGCCGAAATGTTACTGCGCGGCCAGGGCCTGGACCATATCTCCATTGAGGGCACGCCGGGCGAGCTGACCGACCATTACGACCCGCGCAGTAAGACCTTGCGGCTTTCTCCGGCAGTGGCCCGGAGCCGCTCGGTGGCGGCGCTGAGCATCGTCGCCCATGAGGTGGGGCACGCCCTGCAGGACGCGCAGGGCTATGTGCCTCTGCGCATCCGCTCCGGCCTGGTGCCGGCGGTGACGGTGGCGGCCTGGGTTGGGCCGGTGCTCTTCTTCATCGGCCTGCTGTTCGGCTCCCCGAACCTGGCCTGGGCCGGCGTGCTGGCATTCTCCGCCGGCGCGCTCTTCGCCCTGGTCACCCTGCCGGTGGAATTCAACGCCAGCCAGCGCGGCCTTCAACTCCTGCGCACCTACAGCCTGGTGGATAACCGCGAGCTGGCCGCCGCCAAGAGCGTGCTGGACGCCGCCGCCCTGACGTACGTGGCGGCCCTGGCGCAGACCCTTTCCACCCTGCTGTACTATATCTTTCTGCTCGGCGGCTTCCGCCGGCGCGACTAA